One part of the Candidatus Angelobacter sp. genome encodes these proteins:
- a CDS encoding 50S ribosomal protein L25, with protein sequence MKSLSLKVFPRTLAKRTRVRKLRASGRVPAVIYGRQTRPQNLEVGLNEIEELIHHSVSETILVDLAIEGEAKSRRLALVQEIQHHPLSGKVLHVDFHEVAETEKVTVTVPVETAGEAAGVKTGGGVLEHVLFKLKVRALPKDLPEAITVDVTPLEIGQTIHLGEIPLPPGVEVIGDKKIPVISVAAPITEAQEAAALEAATTPLAEPEVLKEKKEEGAAEAAPGAGGKPAEKGAKPAEKGGEKAAEKPADKAEKKPEKKK encoded by the coding sequence ATGAAATCATTATCCTTGAAGGTTTTTCCCCGGACGCTGGCCAAACGCACCCGCGTCAGGAAACTGCGCGCCAGCGGTCGCGTTCCGGCGGTCATTTACGGCCGCCAGACCCGGCCGCAAAATCTCGAGGTCGGTCTGAACGAAATCGAGGAGTTGATTCATCACTCGGTGTCCGAGACCATCCTGGTTGACCTGGCGATCGAGGGGGAAGCGAAGTCGCGCCGGCTGGCGCTGGTGCAGGAAATCCAGCATCACCCGTTGAGCGGAAAAGTCCTGCACGTGGATTTTCACGAGGTCGCCGAGACCGAAAAAGTAACGGTCACCGTGCCGGTGGAGACCGCGGGCGAGGCGGCGGGCGTCAAGACCGGCGGCGGAGTGCTCGAGCACGTCCTGTTCAAACTGAAAGTGCGGGCGTTGCCGAAGGACCTGCCCGAAGCGATCACGGTGGACGTGACTCCGCTGGAGATCGGCCAGACGATTCATCTGGGTGAGATTCCACTGCCACCCGGCGTGGAAGTCATCGGCGACAAGAAGATTCCGGTGATTTCCGTGGCCGCGCCGATCACCGAGGCGCAGGAAGCCGCGGCGCTCGAAGCGGCGACGACACCGCTGGCCGAGCCCGAGGTACTCAAAGAGAAGAAGGAAGAAGGCGCGGCGGAGGCCGCGCCGGGTGCGGGCGGCAAACCGGCGGAAAAGGGCGCCAAGCCGGCCGAAAAGGGCGGCGAGAAGGCGGCCGAAAAGCCCGCCGACAAAGCGGAGAAGAAACCCGAGAAGAAGAAGTAG